The following proteins are co-located in the Helicoverpa armigera isolate CAAS_96S chromosome 23, ASM3070526v1, whole genome shotgun sequence genome:
- the LOC110374024 gene encoding COMM domain-containing protein 4 isoform X1 — MKFKFCSEGDCPLWALAALHALSSLPAALFRTLLQHVMEEQPVSDSHKFCSEGDCPLWALAALHALSSLPAALFRTLLQHVMEEQPVSDSHKFCSEGDCPLWALAALHALSSLPAALFRTLLQHVMEEQPDDGIMEILKDTSLSSRDECARAAAVIRWVVAQTCACACTGAQLMRDLLVLGVPRSHASALADAVDNYRPEHAAHVQANGFMINKLTDVSVAPGPEGTVDTFTLTMHSDDVFTGEQKKKELLIEKSQAQTLLEELKKAYKKMEEIEE, encoded by the exons ATG AAGTTCAAGTTCTGCTCGGAAGGCGACTGCCCGCTGTGGGCGCTGGCAGCGCTGCACGCGCTGTCCAGCTTGCCAGCGGCTTTGTTCCGCACGCTGCTGCAGCATGTCATGGAGGAACAGCCGGTGAGTGATAGTCACAAGTTCTGCTCGGAAGGCGACTGCCCGCTGTGGGCGCTGGCAGCGCTGCACGCGCTGTCCAGCTTGCCAGCGGCTTTGTTCCGCACGCTGCTGCAGCATGTCATGGAGGAACAGCCGGTGAGTGATAGTCACAAGTTCTGCTCGGAAGGCGACTGCCCGCTGTGGGCGCTGGCAGCGCTGCACGCGCTGTCCAGCTTGCCAGCGGCTTTGTTCCGCACGCTGCTGCAGCATGTCATGGAGGAACAGCCG GACGATGGCATCATGGAGATTCTGAAAGATACAAGtttat CTTCCCGCGACgaatgcgcgcgcgccgctgccGTCATCCGCTGGGTGGTAGCACAGACCTGCGCCTGCGCGTGCACGGGCGCGCAACTCATGCGAGATCTCCTCGTGTTGGGAGTGCCGAGGAGTCATGCAAGTGCTTTAGCTGATGCCGTGGATAACTATAGGCCGGAGCATGCGGCTCATGTGCAGGCTAATGGGTTTAtga TAAACAAACTGACAGACGTGTCAGTGGCCCCGGGACCTGAAGGTACAGTGGACACCTTTACCTTGACGATGCACAGCGATGACGTATTCACCGGAGAACAGAAGAAGAAAGAACTCCTCATTGAGAAGAGCCAAGCACAGACCCTTCTGGAAGAACTCAAGAAGGCTTACAAGAAGATGGAAGAAATTGAAGAATAG